Below is a genomic region from Methanococcus vannielii SB.
AAATAATCCTCCGAGGTTGAACATGAAAAAGTTAATGCTTGGAAATGAGGCAGTAGCAAGGGGTGCTTATGAAGCAGGCGTTTTAGTGGCAACTGCGTACCCTGGAACCCCGAGTACTGAGGTTACTGAATATATTGCAAATTATAGCGATATAAAATCTCAATGGTCAGTAAATGAAAAAGTTGCTCTTGAAGTGGGAATTGGTTCTGCAATTGCCGGGGCAAGAACTGTAGTTTCAATGAAACACGTTGGATTAAACGTTGCAGCAGACCCTTTAATGACAGTATCATATACTGGAATTAATGCAGGACTTTTAATTGTTGTTGCAGATGACCCTAGTATGCATAGCTCTCAGAACGAGCAGGATACTAGATATTATGGAATTTTTGCAAAAATCCCCGTATTAGAACCTTCAAACAGTCAAGAATGCAAGGATTATGTAAAATTAGGTCTTGAAATTAGTGAAAAATATGATACTCCCGTAATCTTAAGATTGGGTACGCGGGTATCTCATTCACAAAGCCTCGTGGAGTTAAAAGAAAGAAATGAAGTTGGTTTAAAATCTTATGATTATAATCCCTCTAAATATATTTCTGCACCCATAAATATGCGAAAAAGAAGAGTATTGGTAGATGAAAGGCTTTTAAATCTTGAAAAAGAGGCTGAATCTATATCTATCAACGAAATTGAATATAATAGTAAAAAAATAGGAATTATTACAAGCGGTGTCGCGTATAACTATGCAAAAGATGTTGTTTTAGATGCATCATTTTTAAAACTTGGAATGACTTATCCTTTACCAACTAATAAAATAGCCGAGTTTATTAATTCTTGCGATACAGTATATGTTTTTGAAGAACTTGAACCTATAACTGAACAAAAAATCAGGTCAATGGGTTACAATGTAATCGGAAAAGAAGTATTTCCAATTAGTGGCGAATTAAGCTGTGAAATATTGAGAAAAGTCCTTTTAAATGAAATAAAAGAAGTTTTACCTCCATTTGAAGGCCTTCCTCAAAGACCTCCTGTTTTATGCCCCGGATGTCACCATAGGGGGCCATTTTATATTCTAAAAAAATTGAAACTACATGTTGCAGGCGATATAGGCTGTTACACGTTAGGTGGCTTTGCACCATTAAATGCAATCGATACAACGATTTGTATGGGTGCAAGTGTCGGTATGGCACACGGGTTTGAACAAGCACGAGGAATAGATTTTGCTAAAAAATCAGTTGCAGTTATCGGAGATTCAACATTTTGGCATTCAGGAGTTTCTGGATTAATTGATATAGTATATAATAAAGGACATAGCACGGTTATAATATTGGATAATTCCGTAACTGCAATGACTGGACATCAAGAAAACCCTTCAACAGGAAAAACCCTTTCAGGAGAAGATACGCCGGTAATTGATTTTGAAGCACTTGGAAAATCAATAGGCATTAGGCGAACAAGGGTAGTTGACGCATACGACTTAATGGAACTTGAAAAAGTAATAAAAGAAGAAACAAATGCAGAAGAACCATCTTTAATAATTACAAAAAGGCCTTGTATACTTAAAAAGGGAATAAAGTTTGATTTTAAAACTTATGTTATAGACGAAAATAATTGCAATGGCTGTAAACTATGTTTAAAAATTGGATGTCCTGCAATTTCATTTGATGGAAAAATTGCAAGAATTAATACCGCACTATGTGTTGGCTGTGGACTTTGTAAGGATGTATGTAAGTTTTCAGCAATAGATATCGAGGTAAAACAATGAATATCGTTATTGCAGCAGTTGGAGGGCAAGGTGCAGTTTTAACGTCTAAAATATTGGGCACACTTGCACAAAATATCGGAAAAGACGTAAAAGTTTCAGAAGTTCATGGAATGTCACAACGTGGTGGAAGCGTTATTGCATACGTTAGGTTTGGGGATAATGTTTATTCACCAGTCGTTGAAAAAGGAACTGCGGATATTCTTTTAGCATTTGAAATGCTTGAAGGTGCTAGATATATTGAATATCTAAAAGAAAACGGCACCTTAATTGTAAATACTCAAAGAATTAATCCAATGCCTGTAATTACTGGCGAAATGATGTATCCTGATGATTTAGATGATAAATTTAAAAATTTAAGTATTAATTACATTCCAGTTGACGCCCTTTCTATTGCAAAAAGTGCAGGAACCATTAAAGCCGTAAATGTTGCATTAATAGGGGTTCTTGCAAAAAATAGCAGTATTGAAAAAGATGAATGGATAAAAGCAATTAAAGATACCGTTCCTGAAAAATTTTTGGAATTGAATTTAAATGCTTTTGAAATGGGATACCGCTTAAAATAAGGGGATAAGATGATTTGGAATGAAACGATTGAATGTATGGATAGGGAAGAATTAAAGGAACTTCAAAGTAAACGTCTTATTGATACGGTAAATCGAATTTACCATAATGTTCCATTTTACAGGAAAAAAATGCAGGAATTATCTATTTACCCTGAAGACATTAGTGGAATTGATGACCTTTCAAAGCTCCCATTTACTACAAAACAAGATTTAAGAGATAATTATCCATTTGGAATATTTGCAGTTCCAATGAGTGAAATAATAAGAGTTCATGCATCATCCGGAACAACTGGAAAACCAACTGTTGTAGGTTACACTAGAAGAGACATTTCAATGTGGGCAGAGGTTGTTGCACGGTCTATGAGTGCAGCAGGGGTTTCAAAAAATGATTTTATACAAATTGCTTACGGTTACGGCCTTTTTACCGGTGGACTCGGCCTTCATTATGGCAGTGAAAACTTAGGTGCTACCGTACTTCCAATTTCAGGCGGAAACACTCAAAAACAAATTCAATTAATGTGCGACTTTAAAACATCTGTTTTAGCATGTACACCTTCTTACGCACTTTATTTGGCTGAAGCTCTTGAAGAATCTAAAATTTCATTAGATGACATTAATTTAAGGGTTGGAATTTTCGGTGCTGAACCATGGACTGAAAACATGAGAAAGGAAATAGAAAAAAAATTGGGGCTAAAAGCAATTGATATTTACGGTTTAAGCGAAATAATGGGGCCTGGTGTTGCATGTGAATGTGAATTTCAAGCAGGACTCCATGTAAACGAAGACCACTTTATTCCTGAAATTGTAGATCCGCTTACACTAAAAACTCTTTCCAGAGGCAATGTTGGAGAACTGGTATTTACTACAGTTACAAAAGAAGGAATGCCTCTTTTAAGATACCGAACAAGAGATTTAACTTCATTAAACTATGAAAAGTGCAATTGCGGACGTACTCTTGTTAGGATGAATAAATGTACTGGAAGAAGCGATGATATGTTAATTATTCGGGGCGTAAATGTGTTCCCCTCCCAAATTGAAAGTGTGCTTTTAGAACTGAGCGAAACAAAGCCTCACTACTTATTAATAGTAGATAGGATAAATAATTTAGACGTTCTTGAAGTATGGGTTGAAGTGGAAGGCCAGTTCTTTTCAGATAAAATAAGCATGTTAGAACAGCTTTCAAAAAAAATAAAGCACAAAATTGAGAGTACACTTGGTATTGGCGTAAGTATCAAATTGGTAGAACCAAAAACAATTGAAAGAACTGAAGGAAAATCTAAAAGGGTAA
It encodes:
- the iorA gene encoding indolepyruvate ferredoxin oxidoreductase subunit alpha, with the protein product MKKLMLGNEAVARGAYEAGVLVATAYPGTPSTEVTEYIANYSDIKSQWSVNEKVALEVGIGSAIAGARTVVSMKHVGLNVAADPLMTVSYTGINAGLLIVVADDPSMHSSQNEQDTRYYGIFAKIPVLEPSNSQECKDYVKLGLEISEKYDTPVILRLGTRVSHSQSLVELKERNEVGLKSYDYNPSKYISAPINMRKRRVLVDERLLNLEKEAESISINEIEYNSKKIGIITSGVAYNYAKDVVLDASFLKLGMTYPLPTNKIAEFINSCDTVYVFEELEPITEQKIRSMGYNVIGKEVFPISGELSCEILRKVLLNEIKEVLPPFEGLPQRPPVLCPGCHHRGPFYILKKLKLHVAGDIGCYTLGGFAPLNAIDTTICMGASVGMAHGFEQARGIDFAKKSVAVIGDSTFWHSGVSGLIDIVYNKGHSTVIILDNSVTAMTGHQENPSTGKTLSGEDTPVIDFEALGKSIGIRRTRVVDAYDLMELEKVIKEETNAEEPSLIITKRPCILKKGIKFDFKTYVIDENNCNGCKLCLKIGCPAISFDGKIARINTALCVGCGLCKDVCKFSAIDIEVKQ
- a CDS encoding indolepyruvate oxidoreductase subunit beta; amino-acid sequence: MNIVIAAVGGQGAVLTSKILGTLAQNIGKDVKVSEVHGMSQRGGSVIAYVRFGDNVYSPVVEKGTADILLAFEMLEGARYIEYLKENGTLIVNTQRINPMPVITGEMMYPDDLDDKFKNLSINYIPVDALSIAKSAGTIKAVNVALIGVLAKNSSIEKDEWIKAIKDTVPEKFLELNLNAFEMGYRLK
- a CDS encoding phenylacetate--CoA ligase family protein, which encodes MIWNETIECMDREELKELQSKRLIDTVNRIYHNVPFYRKKMQELSIYPEDISGIDDLSKLPFTTKQDLRDNYPFGIFAVPMSEIIRVHASSGTTGKPTVVGYTRRDISMWAEVVARSMSAAGVSKNDFIQIAYGYGLFTGGLGLHYGSENLGATVLPISGGNTQKQIQLMCDFKTSVLACTPSYALYLAEALEESKISLDDINLRVGIFGAEPWTENMRKEIEKKLGLKAIDIYGLSEIMGPGVACECEFQAGLHVNEDHFIPEIVDPLTLKTLSRGNVGELVFTTVTKEGMPLLRYRTRDLTSLNYEKCNCGRTLVRMNKCTGRSDDMLIIRGVNVFPSQIESVLLELSETKPHYLLIVDRINNLDVLEVWVEVEGQFFSDKISMLEQLSKKIKHKIESTLGIGVSIKLVEPKTIERTEGKSKRVIDKRKI